A DNA window from Brassica napus cultivar Da-Ae chromosome C1, Da-Ae, whole genome shotgun sequence contains the following coding sequences:
- the LOC125580780 gene encoding uncharacterized protein LOC125580780: protein MSTLESIPLKTTQDNRSEVLLVSCLKINEVQEATEEITESSKEARIEMRSPSFSNDLKVEERRDKSKEKTQLLSKDKTETDKATPDLEEETVMLKRSETEKRRGFELSLGLSMKPTRRSDAVDNFKETKGSGHNLVNKKANTPETLLISSVGSSKAQETTEVITESNKEALIQMRCPSFGNDLRTKERSNESTEQILLLCQDKIETYEATINVEKKTVMLKRSESEKTRGFELSLGLSMKTGDRSEAANSLNLKETKDNLLKKKASMKGRVRKRSKSSLFGSCLCCVTAMK from the coding sequence ATGTCTACGTTGGAGTCTATTCCCCTAAAAACCACTCAAGATAACAGGTCTGAGGTTCTGCTTGTTTCTTGCCTGAAAATCAACGAAGTGCAAGAAGCTACTGAAGAAATAACTGAAAGCAGCAAAGAAGCTAGAATTGAGATGCGATCTCCCAGCTTTAGTAATGACCTAAAAGtcgaagaaagaagagataaaTCAAAGGAGAAAACTCAATTACTATCTAAAGACAAGACTGAGACAGACAAGGCAACACCCGATCTGGAAGAGGAAACTGTGATGCTAAAGAGAAGTGAGACTGAGAAAAGAAGAGGCTTTGAGCTGTCTCTAGGGCTGTCTATGAAACCCACTCGAAGATCTGACGCAGTTGATAACTTCAAAGAAACCAAGGGCTCAGGACATAACTTGGTGAACAAGAAAGCTAACACGCCTGAGACTCTGCTTATTTCTTCTGTGGGAAGCAGCAAAGCACAAGAAACTACTGAAGTGATAACTGAAAGCAACAAAGAAGCTCTGATTCAGATGCGATGTCCTAGCTTTGGAAATGATCTGAGAACCAAAGAAAGAAGCAACGAATCAACGGAGCAAATTCTGTTACTCTGCCAAGACAAGATAGAGACATATGAGGCAACGATCAATGTGGAAAAGAAAACTGTGATGCTGAAGAGAAGTGAGTCTGAAAAAACAAGAGGCTTTGAGTTGTCTCTAGGGTTGTCAATGAAAACCGGTGATAGATCCGAAGCAGCTAATAGCCTAAACCTCAAGGAAACCAAAGACAACTTGCTGAAAAAGAAAGCTTCTATGAAAGGCAGAGTCAGAAAACGAAGCAAATCTTCGCTCTTTGGAAGTTGCCTCTGCTGTGTCACTGCCATGAAATGA